A single region of the Deltaproteobacteria bacterium genome encodes:
- the fdhD gene encoding formate dehydrogenase accessory sulfurtransferase FdhD: MREGELKTLKKYPALLIQDGRAQEVEDWVVAEDSYELYLNDTLVDTMVVSFSDLEAHAMGYVVTEGLVKPEEVKDVQQKGHQVFVSTVGRKKVNPSKTLWRSSAYRGSEGASIPVVSSSAKITPALIVQCAKQISAQAENWRKTGGIHISLLFNQQGGVIKVVEDIGRHNSVDKVVGYALLHHIPLTETILVCSGRQPEGMILKAARARIPIVVTKAAVTDRGIETAERLGVTLIGFARKGRFTIYSHPERVST, translated from the coding sequence ATGAGGGAAGGGGAATTGAAGACGTTAAAGAAGTACCCTGCTCTTTTGATACAGGACGGAAGGGCGCAAGAGGTCGAAGACTGGGTGGTTGCAGAGGACTCTTATGAGCTCTATCTCAACGATACCCTGGTGGATACAATGGTGGTCTCTTTCTCGGACCTAGAGGCCCATGCCATGGGTTACGTGGTGACCGAAGGACTGGTTAAACCAGAAGAGGTAAAGGATGTCCAGCAGAAAGGACATCAGGTCTTTGTCAGCACCGTGGGTAGGAAGAAGGTTAACCCATCCAAGACCCTTTGGCGGAGCTCGGCCTATCGGGGCAGTGAAGGGGCATCGATTCCCGTGGTTTCCTCCAGCGCAAAGATTACCCCTGCCCTGATCGTGCAGTGTGCCAAGCAGATCTCTGCCCAGGCCGAGAACTGGAGAAAGACCGGGGGGATACACATCTCCCTGCTGTTCAATCAACAGGGGGGGGTGATCAAGGTGGTCGAAGATATCGGGCGGCACAACAGCGTGGACAAGGTAGTGGGATATGCCCTCCTTCATCATATCCCTTTGACTGAGACCATCTTGGTCTGCAGCGGCAGGCAGCCTGAGGGGATGATCCTGAAGGCTGCCCGTGCAAGAATCCCCATTGTTGTCACCAAGGCCGCTGTGACCGATAGAGGGATTGAGACAGCAGAACGGTTAGGGGTGACCCTCATCGGCTTTGCCAGGAAAGGGCGTTTTACCATCTATTCCCATCCAGAGAGGGTGAGCACGTAG
- a CDS encoding formate dehydrogenase accessory protein FdhE: MEKIKERIAWFKEERPIYREILDFYAQVLEEQGRVRPQLKIRALDLDKKLVKSRQHSGVPLLQREEFEIDLEAAKGLFHALCLIGQGATQKMGEEIPKIVKVLQNDKLNLEHLLSRHYDGDYLDQEAERWGFDMGIFFFLVKASVRPSLEAQMEQLRGSIDLEEWLQRYCPICGSSPQMAELRDEGGKRYLQCSLCGCHWRWERLACPYCHNKAFDSLHYLFSEEEEAYRVDLCDRCKGYIKTVDSRKLDYEPYLDLEDVVTIHLDLLALEKGYKRPVPTPWGPMIVK, from the coding sequence TTGGAGAAGATAAAAGAGCGGATCGCCTGGTTTAAGGAGGAGCGGCCCATCTATCGGGAGATCCTCGATTTTTATGCTCAGGTCCTGGAAGAGCAGGGGAGAGTTCGACCCCAGTTGAAGATTAGAGCCTTGGATCTCGATAAGAAACTGGTAAAATCCAGGCAGCATAGCGGAGTTCCCCTGCTACAAAGAGAGGAATTCGAGATAGACCTTGAGGCCGCAAAGGGGCTCTTTCATGCCCTCTGCCTGATCGGCCAAGGGGCAACGCAGAAGATGGGGGAGGAGATACCGAAGATTGTAAAGGTGTTACAGAACGATAAATTGAACTTGGAGCATCTCCTCAGCAGACATTATGATGGGGATTATCTCGACCAAGAGGCAGAGAGGTGGGGATTTGATATGGGGATCTTTTTCTTCTTGGTCAAGGCCAGCGTCAGGCCTTCCTTGGAGGCCCAGATGGAGCAACTAAGGGGGTCTATCGATCTGGAAGAGTGGCTACAGAGGTATTGTCCCATCTGCGGTTCATCCCCCCAGATGGCAGAGTTAAGGGATGAAGGGGGAAAAAGGTATCTTCAGTGCTCCCTTTGCGGCTGCCATTGGCGGTGGGAGCGTTTGGCCTGCCCATATTGTCACAACAAGGCATTTGACTCGTTGCATTACCTCTTCTCCGAAGAGGAGGAGGCCTATCGGGTGGATCTATGCGATCGATGCAAGGGATATATCAAGACGGTGGATTCCCGCAAACTCGACTATGAGCCCTATTTGGATCTCGAGGACGTCGTTACCATCCACCTGGACCTCCTGGCTTTGGAGAAGGGTTATAAAAGGCCTGTCCCCACCCCTTGGGGGCCGATGATCGTTAAATGA